The following proteins are encoded in a genomic region of Phycisphaera sp.:
- a CDS encoding PstS family phosphate ABC transporter substrate-binding protein, producing the protein MSTTFRKWAVGLSTAVVGASALMAAGPEIDSKLPTYRPVSGVSGNIKSIGSDTMNNLMTLWGEEFKAFYPAVQIEVEGKGSSTAPPALMQNQANFGPMSRAMKSSEVDEFEKRFGYKPVALRTAIDALAVFVHKDCPLDEISIDQLTDVFSVAGGNMMTWGDLGVTDRRWASRPVSLYGRNSASGTYGYFKKVALQGNDYRNSVKEQPGSSAVVQGVANDRYGMGYSGVGYATADVKMLQVSLDGGDSFAPSAEYANSGEYPLARFLYLYANVDPVRGINDPKMAEFIKLVFSKQGQEVVLKDGYFPVSASVAREDLKACKLDPKF; encoded by the coding sequence ATGTCAACGACGTTTCGCAAATGGGCTGTTGGTCTTTCCACCGCCGTGGTCGGCGCCTCGGCGCTGATGGCCGCCGGCCCGGAGATCGATAGCAAGCTGCCCACCTACCGCCCCGTCTCGGGTGTCTCGGGCAACATCAAGAGCATCGGCTCGGACACCATGAACAACCTCATGACCCTCTGGGGCGAGGAATTCAAGGCGTTCTATCCGGCCGTGCAGATCGAGGTCGAGGGCAAGGGCTCGTCGACGGCACCGCCCGCCCTGATGCAGAACCAGGCCAACTTTGGCCCCATGAGCCGGGCCATGAAGTCTTCGGAGGTCGACGAGTTTGAGAAGCGCTTCGGCTACAAGCCCGTCGCGCTCCGCACCGCCATCGACGCGCTGGCCGTGTTCGTCCACAAGGACTGCCCGCTCGACGAGATCTCGATCGATCAGCTTACCGACGTGTTCTCGGTGGCCGGCGGCAACATGATGACCTGGGGCGACCTTGGTGTGACGGACCGCCGTTGGGCCAGCCGCCCCGTGAGCCTGTATGGCCGCAACTCGGCCTCGGGCACCTACGGCTACTTCAAGAAGGTCGCTCTGCAGGGCAACGACTACCGCAACTCGGTCAAGGAGCAGCCGGGCTCGTCGGCCGTCGTCCAGGGCGTGGCCAACGATCGGTACGGCATGGGCTACTCGGGTGTGGGCTACGCCACTGCCGACGTGAAGATGCTCCAGGTCTCGCTCGATGGCGGCGACTCATTCGCCCCCAGCGCCGAGTACGCCAACTCGGGCGAGTACCCCCTCGCCCGCTTCCTCTACCTGTACGCCAACGTCGATCCGGTGCGGGGCATCAACGACCCCAAGATGGCCGAGTTCATCAAGCTGGTGTTCAGCAAGCAGGGCCAAGAGGTCGTCCTCAAGGATGGCTACTTCCCCGTGTCGGCCTCGGTGGCCCGCGAGGACCTGAAGGCCTGCAAGCTCGACCCCAAGTTCTAA